From a single Nitrogeniibacter mangrovi genomic region:
- a CDS encoding SulP family inorganic anion transporter: protein MSSTLTPREIKTNLLSGLTVALALVPEAIAFAFVAGVHPLTGLYAAFLMGLITATIGGRPGMISGATGALAVVMVALVARHGVEYLFATVVLMGLFQIAFGALKFGKFIRMVPHPVMLGFVNGLAIVIFLAQFGHFRVATADGTSQWLQGPALFTMGALIVLTMAIIYLLPRLTRAVPSSLAGIVVVSLVVIFGDIDTRTVGDLASISGGLPSFHLPMVPLDWETLRIILPYSLILAAIGLIESLLTLNLIDEMTDTRGRPNRECVGQGIANVVTGLFGGMGGCAMIGQSMINIGNGARSRLSGIAAALFLLTFILFAAPLIERIPLAALIALMFVVSEKTFEWASLRVLRKVPRHDAFVIIAVTVVTVLTDLAIAVLVGVVISALVFAWQHAKHIRAETRTEANGWKTYTLHGSVFFASTQHFFALFTPREDPQDVVVDFAHARVMDHSALEAIDSLAERYRAQGKRLHLRHLSADCLELLDKARDMVEVNLIEDPHYHLADNRLG, encoded by the coding sequence GTGTCCTCGACGCTCACCCCCCGGGAAATCAAGACCAACCTGCTCAGCGGGCTCACCGTCGCCCTCGCGCTCGTGCCCGAGGCCATCGCCTTCGCCTTCGTGGCGGGCGTCCATCCGCTCACCGGCCTTTACGCCGCCTTCCTCATGGGGCTGATCACGGCGACCATCGGTGGCCGCCCGGGCATGATCTCCGGGGCCACCGGCGCGCTGGCCGTGGTCATGGTGGCGCTGGTCGCCCGCCATGGCGTGGAGTACCTGTTCGCCACCGTGGTGCTCATGGGCCTGTTCCAGATCGCCTTCGGTGCCCTCAAGTTCGGCAAGTTCATCCGCATGGTGCCGCACCCGGTCATGCTCGGCTTCGTGAACGGCCTGGCCATCGTGATCTTCCTGGCCCAGTTCGGCCATTTCCGCGTGGCCACGGCGGACGGCACCAGCCAGTGGCTGCAGGGTCCGGCCCTGTTCACCATGGGCGCGCTGATCGTGCTGACCATGGCGATCATCTACCTGCTGCCGCGCCTGACCCGGGCGGTGCCCTCCTCGCTGGCGGGGATCGTCGTCGTCTCCCTGGTGGTGATCTTCGGTGACATCGACACCCGCACGGTGGGCGATCTGGCCTCGATCTCGGGCGGACTGCCGAGCTTCCACCTGCCCATGGTGCCGCTCGACTGGGAGACGCTGCGTATCATCCTGCCCTACAGCCTGATCCTGGCCGCCATCGGCCTGATCGAATCGCTGCTGACGCTCAACCTGATCGACGAGATGACCGACACCCGCGGGCGCCCGAACCGGGAATGCGTGGGCCAGGGGATCGCCAACGTGGTCACCGGCCTGTTCGGCGGCATGGGCGGCTGCGCCATGATCGGGCAGAGCATGATCAACATCGGCAACGGCGCCCGCAGCCGCCTGTCGGGCATCGCCGCGGCGCTGTTCCTGCTCACCTTCATCCTCTTCGCCGCGCCGCTCATCGAGCGCATTCCGCTGGCGGCCCTGATCGCGCTGATGTTCGTGGTCTCGGAGAAGACCTTCGAATGGGCGAGCCTGCGCGTGCTGCGCAAGGTGCCTCGTCACGACGCCTTCGTGATCATTGCGGTCACCGTGGTGACGGTGCTCACCGATCTGGCCATCGCGGTGCTGGTGGGGGTCGTCATCTCCGCGCTGGTATTCGCCTGGCAACACGCCAAGCACATCCGCGCCGAGACCCGCACGGAAGCCAACGGGTGGAAGACCTACACCCTGCACGGCTCGGTGTTCTTCGCCTCGACGCAGCACTTCTTCGCGCTGTTCACCCCGCGCGAGGACCCGCAGGACGTGGTCGTCGACTTCGCCCACGCGCGGGTCATGGACCACTCGGCGCTGGAAGCCATCGACAGCCTCGCCGAGCGCTACCGCGCACAGGGCAAGCGCCTCCATCTGCGTCATCTGAGCGCGGACTGTCTCGAATTGCTGGACAAGGCGCGCGACATGGTCGAGGTCAATCTGATCGAAGACCCCCACTACCACCTGGCCGACAACCGCCTGGGCTGA
- a CDS encoding TrmH family RNA methyltransferase, which produces METIQSRDNPLVKKIRALAHSGRDRRKLGQTVLDGAHLVDAARQGGYALREVLLSDSGAGRPEHLALIAALPDEVRQVCVPDALFRQLSPVESPSGLLAVIDLPETRRTLPTEGDVLLLDRVQDAGNLGTLLRSAAAAGVPVAVLTPGCAQAWSPRVLRAGMGAHFRLDIIESDDPVAWLERYRGAVYATTLGPGSRDLFETDLRASGVWLFGAEGAGVSPALLAHASHPLVIPMPGAIESLNVAAAAAIGLFEQLRQRRFTR; this is translated from the coding sequence ATGGAAACGATCCAGTCCCGGGACAACCCCCTCGTCAAGAAGATCAGGGCGCTGGCGCACTCGGGGCGCGATCGTCGCAAGCTTGGCCAGACGGTGCTCGACGGTGCCCATCTGGTCGACGCCGCGCGACAGGGCGGATACGCCCTGCGCGAGGTGCTGCTGAGCGACAGCGGTGCGGGTCGGCCGGAGCATCTCGCCCTGATCGCCGCGCTACCCGACGAGGTGCGCCAGGTGTGCGTGCCGGATGCGCTGTTCCGCCAGTTGAGCCCGGTGGAGTCGCCTTCGGGCCTGCTCGCCGTCATCGATCTGCCCGAGACCCGGCGCACGCTGCCGACAGAAGGGGATGTCCTCCTGCTGGACCGGGTTCAGGACGCGGGCAACCTGGGGACGCTGCTCAGAAGCGCGGCGGCAGCCGGCGTGCCGGTGGCGGTGCTGACGCCGGGCTGCGCCCAGGCCTGGTCGCCCCGGGTGCTGCGAGCGGGGATGGGCGCCCATTTCCGTCTCGACATCATCGAGTCGGACGATCCGGTCGCTTGGCTCGAGCGTTATCGTGGCGCGGTGTATGCCACGACGCTCGGGCCGGGCAGTCGCGATCTGTTCGAGACCGATCTGCGCGCGTCCGGCGTGTGGCTGTTCGGCGCCGAAGGGGCCGGCGTCTCGCCGGCCTTGCTTGCCCATGCGAGCCATCCGCTGGTGATCCCCATGCCCGGCGCCATCGAATCGCTCAACGTGGCCGCCGCGGCGGCGATCGGGCTGTTCGAGCAGTTGCGCCAGCGACGTTTCACGCGCTGA
- the rnhB gene encoding ribonuclease HII: MRPERFICGVDEAGRGPLCGPVVAAAVILDPTRPIDGLCDSKKLTEKRREALAPLIRERALAWAVAEASVAEIDTLNILHASMLAMRRAVLALATAPEAVIVDGNRCPELPYPVSALVKGDALEPAISAASILAKTARDAQMRALDAQFPQYGLAAHKGYPTPAHLAAIRAHGVAEFYRKSFAPVRAIWENPSLFD, from the coding sequence ATGCGTCCTGAGCGATTCATCTGCGGTGTGGACGAAGCGGGTCGGGGGCCATTGTGCGGGCCAGTCGTGGCTGCCGCGGTAATTCTCGACCCGACACGCCCGATCGACGGCCTGTGCGATTCGAAAAAGCTGACCGAGAAGCGGCGCGAGGCGCTGGCACCGCTCATTCGCGAGCGGGCGCTGGCCTGGGCGGTCGCCGAGGCCTCGGTGGCCGAGATCGACACGCTCAACATTCTCCATGCCTCCATGCTCGCCATGCGCCGTGCCGTGCTGGCGCTGGCGACGGCGCCCGAGGCCGTGATCGTCGATGGCAACCGGTGTCCGGAGCTGCCCTATCCGGTCAGCGCGCTGGTCAAGGGCGACGCCCTCGAACCGGCCATCTCGGCCGCCTCCATTCTCGCCAAGACCGCGCGCGACGCGCAGATGCGCGCGCTCGACGCGCAGTTTCCCCAGTACGGTCTGGCCGCTCACAAGGGCTACCCGACGCCGGCCCATCTGGCGGCGATCCGCGCCCATGGCGTGGCCGAGTTCTATCGCAAGAGCTTCGCCCCGGTGCGCGCGATCTGGGAAAACCCGTCCCTGTTCGACTAG